CATCGGTCGAGACGACGTTCTTGAGGTTTTCCGAAAAGCGCTGCTCGTTGAGGGCCAGCGCGTCGGCCCCCATGTCTCCTGCCGTGACTTCAAAGGCTTCGAGCTCGAAGATATCCTCGTCACCTTCGCCGGTCTGAGCCGGGGTGACCGGCGCGCGGGCTGGGTTGAGGTTTACCCGCACGGAGGCACTCTGGTCGGCCACCACCGTGACCGGGATCTGCTGGGTTTCGAGGCCGGTGTAGAAGACGCTCAGTGTCTGGGCGCCCGCCGGCACGCCCGAAAGGGTAAACTCGCCGTATTCGTTGGAGAAGACAAAGCGGTCAGTACCCGCCAGAGTAATACGCGCATTCCGCAGATAACGGCCGGTAGCCTCATTCAGCACCCGACCGCGCACGGTGCCGGTGCCTTGTTGCGCTGCATCGGGAGTGGCAACCGGGGCCTCCTGAGCTTGGGCGGGGATGGCAGGAGCAACGGCAAAAAGGCACATGAGCGGCCACCAAGTCTTGGTGACACACGCTGAAAGGGTAGAGGGCAACTTACGGCTTTCGTGAAAAGACAAAATCTTTTCACCATTTTTTTGGGTAGAATTCATGAACAAGAAGCAGCCAAGACCTTTCCTTCTCTGAGTAATTCGGTTCAAGTCAGCTCGAACAGAAACGCTAAAAAGCTGAAAATATCAGCATTTGAGCGCGGTAGGCTCTTGAAGCCCAAAGGTATGCCTTGGCATTGAAGTTGAGTTTCTGGGGGATTTGCAAATGAAACGGCAAACTTATTTCACCGCATTTACCCTTCAACTTCACCTCATACGAACAGAACTCAAATTGAAAATCAACGCGTGAGGGAACTAAAACAAACGATTAAACCTTTCGCCTTACGGCTGATTAAGGGTATTACTGTATTTTGTGTTCAAATGCACACAACGCTACTGCCCTTTTGGAAGACACCTTTCAGTCCAGAGGCCCACCGAAGCGACATAATCGCTACAAACAACCCTACTTCAACTCCCAGCTGGGATCGAAGGTAAGCAGGCCAGCTTGGGCAGGCTGCACGCCCTGCGGGTCCAGATAGGCGGCAAAGGCGATCATGCTCGCATTGTCGCCCGTGTGGCGGGGCTCGGCGATCAGCAGAGGCAAACGGGCCTCCTCGGCCAGCGCCCCGAAGGCGGCACGCAAGCTCCGGTTGTTGGCGACCCCGCCCGAGAGGCCCATGCTCTTCCAGCGGCCGCGCTGTCGTCGCCAGATCTGCCGCGTCTTGCCCACCAGCGAATCGATCACCGCCTGCTGATAGCTCGCGCACAGGTTGGGCAAGACCCGTTCGAGCTTCTCATCGTCCATCCCCTCCAGCGTATAGCGGAGGCTGGTCTTGAGGCCGGAGAAGGAAAATTTGGGCTCGCCGGAATTGAGGAAGCCGCGCGGAAAGTCATAGGCCGCTGGGTCTCCCCCCTCGGCCGTGCGCTCGATCAGCGGACCACCCGGGTATGGCATGCCGAGCAGTTTCGCGCCCTTGTCGAGCGCCTCGCCCGCCGCATCGTCGACCGTCTGGGCGAGAATGTGAACGCGCTCGTCTTCGTCGATCTCGCACAGGATGGTATTGCCACCCGAGACGATCATGCCGAGGTGCGGCAGCAGCGCCCGAAAACTCGACTGGCCCGGCCCGAAATTTGCCGGATCGGCCGCATGGGTGCCGATGAAGGGCGAATAGACGTGCCCGCGCAGGTGATTGACGCCCACGACTGGAACCTGCCACGCCAAGCCGAGCGCCTGTGCCAGCGACACGCCGAGGGCAAGGCAGCCCGCGAGCCCCGGGCCCGTCGTCACTGCGATCTGCGAGGGGCGTGCGTCCCCCAGCTCTTCCTTGGCCACCTTGACGAGCCACGGGAAGAACTCGAGGTGGGCACGGCTGGCCACATCGGGCACAATGCCGCCGTATTCCTGGTGGCGCTGGAGGGAGCTTTGCACCCACTCGCCCACGATGCCCTTGGCAGGGTCGAACAGGGCCACGGCCGACTCGTCGCACGAGCTTTCGATCGCAAAAATCATGGTCTTACGCTTCCTGAGCTTTGGCTTCCGCGATGGCGCGGGGGTTGATCGGGCGGCGGATGTCCTCCGTCAGCATCTGCAGGACGAGCCCGCTCATGATGAAGCCGACCGTGCCCGTAATATGCGTGGCGGTGCCGTAGCCGTAGTCGCAGTTCAGCCGTAGCTCCGTGCCCGGCTCCGGGGTGGCGCAAACGCTGCCGTCCTGATGCGGGTAGACGGGCTCTTCCGGCGAAAATACACTGGGGATACGCCAGCGACGGCGCGTCTCACGAGGGAAGCCGAAATCCTTGCGCAGCTTCTTGCGCGTCATCGCCAGCAGCGGGTCGTTGATCGCCTTGGTGATGTCGGCCACCCGGATTTGAGTTGCATCGCGCTTGCCGCCCGCCCCGCCGGAGGTCACCACCCGGATGCCGCGAAAGCAGCACTCGGCGAGCAGGTGCGCCTTGGGCGTGAGCGCGTCAATGGCGTCGACGACCACGTCGAAGCCCGGCGAAAGCAGCGCATCGGCATTGCGCTCGGAGAAGTAGACCTGCTGGACGTCGACCGAGATCGTCGGCTGGATCAAGCGTGCGCGCTCGGCGAGCACGGCGGCCTTGGCCCGCCCGATGTTGCCCTCCAGCGCGTGCAGCTGGCGGTTGACGTTGCTCACGCAAACCTCGTCGAGGTCGATCAGGGTCAGGTGCCCCACCCCGCTGCGCGCGAGAGCCTCCACAATCCACGAGCCAACGCCCCCGAGGCCCACCACGGCTACCCTCGCCTCGCGCAACCGCTGCAGGCCCGCTTGCCCATACAAGCGGCCAATGCCCCCGAAGCGAAAGCTGTAATCGTCGTCCATCTCAAAACGTTCTGCGACCGCAGCGCGCTTGGCAAGCGCGGAGGCTATCAGTAATCTTCGTCAAACTCTATCGCCACAGCTGCCTTATCGGCTACCTCCTCATTAAATGCTTCCATCAGCAATGAGACGTTCCAGATATCAAAGGCAGAATAACGGACCTTATTCGCCTTTCCCTCCCTGACCAGCCAGCCACCCTTTCGAGTGGGTATCTCGTTGGTTGAATCCCCACTTCGATTAAAGTAAACTGGCTCTGCATCGGTAACCTTAACTAAAGCTATGCCATGCCTTAAGGCATATTCGACTGCACCTCTTTGGAATCTTACAGTTGAAAAAATCATCCCTTTGTGTGCACCACAAGAACGAATTCTATCAGCAAGGATCTGTACAATTTCCCGCTTAATAGGGTTACGGTGGTGCTTACACTCAATTAGCACGATAAAGCGTGTATTAAGCGCCTCAAACCTCGCGACCACATCTATTTCATATTCTCCATCGCAGCCCTGAAGCTTCTCTCGGCGCGTGGTCTCAAAACTCTCGAGCCCCACACCAGACTTTTGAATGAGGCACTGAACGTGTTGTTCAAACTCTTCTGGAGTATAGGCTGCGCTAGTCGTATATGGATTATCCATTCTATGGTAGGACCTTACGATTAAGCTCTTTTGCATATTTTTCAGATACCATCAATAGCCTCATCCATCTCTTCGAGCGAAAGCGAGCGGTCGATTTTGATCATTCCCTTCAACTCACGGATTGGACGCTTTTGGGGAACCATGACGATCCGCCCTTCATCAATGAAGCAGGTTAGCCTGTCCCCTTGATGCAGGTCGAGGTGCTTGCGGATGTCCGCAGGCAAGGTCATCTGCCCTTTTGTCGTGATCGTAGTGTCGCTCATCGGCTTCACACAATAAATACGGGGGGCAACGATTCGTCAACTTCCCTAAAACAGCTCCAGTTGGGGCTCTTCGCCGGTTTTTTCGCCTTCCTTGATCTTCTTGAAGCGTTGGCGGAGGACGTTATGGGAGGTGTCTTCGCTTTCGAGTTTCGCTAGGATGCGCTTGGCGCGGTCGATGACCGAGACGGGCAGACCGGCAAGGCGGGCGACCTGGATGCCGTAGCTGCGGTCGGCGGCTCCGCGCTGGACCTGGCGGACGAAGATGATCTGGTCGTTCCACTCCTTGACCGCCACGGAATAGTTGCGCACGCGGGTGAGCTGGCGGTCAATCTGGGTCAGCTCGTGGTAGTGGGTGGCAAAGAGCGTGCGCGGGCCAGCCGAGCCGAAGTCGCCTAACAGTTCGATGTTGCTGTCTTCGAGCGCGCGGGCGCCGTGCAGGTGTTCGACCACCGCCCAGGCGATGCTGAGGCCGTCGTAGGTGCTGGTGCCGCGGCCGATCTCGTCGAGGATGATCAGGCTGCGCTCGGTGGCGTGGTTGAGGATGTTCGCCGTCTCGTTCATCTCGACCATGAAGGTCGAGTTGCCGCGCGCCAGCTCGTCGCTTGCCCCCACTCGACTGAAAATGCGGTCGACGAGGCCGATGCGGCACTTCTGCGCGGGCACCCAGCAACCGACCTGCGCCATGAGCACGATCAGCGCGACCTGCCGGATGTAGGTCGACTTACCGGCCATATTGGGGCCGGTGATGATCGCAATCTGCTCGTCGCCGGAGTTGAGCAGCGTGTCGTTGGGCACGAAGTCGTGCTGCCCGGGCAGGCCTTTGACGCGGGCGGCGCGCATCATCTGCTCGACGACCGGGTGGCGACCGCCGTCGATCACCAGTTCGGTCGATTCGTCGAGCTTGGGTTGGCAGTAATCGCACTCGCGGGCAAGCTTGGCCCAGCCGGCATAGACATCCAGCTCGGCCAGGGCCTGCGCGGTCGTTTCCAGCTCTTCGGCGTGGTCGAGGACGACGGTCACCAGCTCGCGAAACAGCTCCTGCTCGCGCTCCAGTGCCTTTTCGTCGGCATGGGCGATTTCCTGCTCCTTCTCCTTGAGGTCGTCCGTCACATAACGCTCGGCATTGGCCACCGTCTGCTTGCGGCGGTAATCGTCGGGCACGTGCTGGAGGTTGCTCTTGGTGATCTCGATAAAGTAGCCAAACGCGCTGTTCTGCTTGATGCGCAGGTTCTTGATGCCGGTGCGCTCGCGCTCCTGCTGCTCCAGGTCGATCAGCCATTGCTGGCTGTCGCGGGCAAGCGAGCGGTAGTGGTCGAGGTCTTCGTCGTATTCGTTGGCGATGTAGTTGCCGTCGCGTAAGTCGTTGGGCAGTTCTTCGGCCAGCCCCGCGTCGAGCACGCCACAAAGTTGTTCGTAATCGTCGATGCGGTTGGCGAGGCCTTGCAGCACGATGCCGTCGTAGCTATCCAGCACGGCCCGGATCATCGGGAG
The nucleotide sequence above comes from Verrucomicrobiota bacterium JB022. Encoded proteins:
- the tsaD gene encoding tRNA (adenosine(37)-N6)-threonylcarbamoyltransferase complex transferase subunit TsaD, with the protein product MIFAIESSCDESAVALFDPAKGIVGEWVQSSLQRHQEYGGIVPDVASRAHLEFFPWLVKVAKEELGDARPSQIAVTTGPGLAGCLALGVSLAQALGLAWQVPVVGVNHLRGHVYSPFIGTHAADPANFGPGQSSFRALLPHLGMIVSGGNTILCEIDEDERVHILAQTVDDAAGEALDKGAKLLGMPYPGGPLIERTAEGGDPAAYDFPRGFLNSGEPKFSFSGLKTSLRYTLEGMDDEKLERVLPNLCASYQQAVIDSLVGKTRQIWRRQRGRWKSMGLSGGVANNRSLRAAFGALAEEARLPLLIAEPRHTGDNASMIAFAAYLDPQGVQPAQAGLLTFDPSWELK
- a CDS encoding tRNA threonylcarbamoyladenosine dehydratase, with translation MDDDYSFRFGGIGRLYGQAGLQRLREARVAVVGLGGVGSWIVEALARSGVGHLTLIDLDEVCVSNVNRQLHALEGNIGRAKAAVLAERARLIQPTISVDVQQVYFSERNADALLSPGFDVVVDAIDALTPKAHLLAECCFRGIRVVTSGGAGGKRDATQIRVADITKAINDPLLAMTRKKLRKDFGFPRETRRRWRIPSVFSPEEPVYPHQDGSVCATPEPGTELRLNCDYGYGTATHITGTVGFIMSGLVLQMLTEDIRRPINPRAIAEAKAQEA
- a CDS encoding restriction endonuclease encodes the protein MDNPYTTSAAYTPEEFEQHVQCLIQKSGVGLESFETTRREKLQGCDGEYEIDVVARFEALNTRFIVLIECKHHRNPIKREIVQILADRIRSCGAHKGMIFSTVRFQRGAVEYALRHGIALVKVTDAEPVYFNRSGDSTNEIPTRKGGWLVREGKANKVRYSAFDIWNVSLLMEAFNEEVADKAAVAIEFDEDY
- a CDS encoding AbrB/MazE/SpoVT family DNA-binding domain-containing protein, whose protein sequence is MSDTTITTKGQMTLPADIRKHLDLHQGDRLTCFIDEGRIVMVPQKRPIRELKGMIKIDRSLSLEEMDEAIDGI
- the mutS gene encoding DNA mismatch repair protein MutS; this translates as MSAKKSDGRKLTPMMQQYMEVRRQLPTNTLLLFRLGDFYEMFEEDAEEGARLLGITLTNRNGQKMAGIPFHAADTYVQKVLNQGVKVAIVDQMETPRPGQLVKRELTRILTPGTAIEDHQMDARSGHYLLAIEIYKGEIYASWLDLSTGEFQVAHEEKPDNLLSVLSSLRPRELIIADGAWQRWGQQPDLDPFLEHLQRLRDGTSCSEVPEYYFDRMEGARLVMETLGVLNLDGFGLETSHPGLGAAGALLIYANENLRAAPENLNRIRAYRSTTTLLLDPSTQRNLEIFRSSTNTRQGSLLAAMDRTVTAPGARLLEQFLTEPTLDLAEIRRRSQCVAEFLEAPQFAAELQEYLKGVRDLPRILGRLRNRLRNPRELGAIRDTLRQLPMIRAVLDSYDGIVLQGLANRIDDYEQLCGVLDAGLAEELPNDLRDGNYIANEYDEDLDHYRSLARDSQQWLIDLEQQERERTGIKNLRIKQNSAFGYFIEITKSNLQHVPDDYRRKQTVANAERYVTDDLKEKEQEIAHADEKALEREQELFRELVTVVLDHAEELETTAQALAELDVYAGWAKLARECDYCQPKLDESTELVIDGGRHPVVEQMMRAARVKGLPGQHDFVPNDTLLNSGDEQIAIITGPNMAGKSTYIRQVALIVLMAQVGCWVPAQKCRIGLVDRIFSRVGASDELARGNSTFMVEMNETANILNHATERSLIILDEIGRGTSTYDGLSIAWAVVEHLHGARALEDSNIELLGDFGSAGPRTLFATHYHELTQIDRQLTRVRNYSVAVKEWNDQIIFVRQVQRGAADRSYGIQVARLAGLPVSVIDRAKRILAKLESEDTSHNVLRQRFKKIKEGEKTGEEPQLELF